The Deltaproteobacteria bacterium region TCGTCTTCAATTTGAATATTCAAAAATCCCCTTGCGTCCTTTCGGGCGGTAATCTTTATGACCTCCTTGGCATAGCGGAAGGCATTATTCAGGACATTATTGATGACTCCCCCGATAAGGTCTCTATCAAAAAACCAGGAAAAGCCGTCCGAGCAATCGACCTCGATATGGATAGCCTTGGAATCCAGAAGCGGTTTATTGTAAAGGACGGCTTCTTCGATGATTTCACTTACCACCTGATAATCGATGTTTAAAGTCAATTGAGCTTTATCCATCTTGTATAGAGTCAGCAACTGGATAAGGTTATTATTGACCCGTTTGGCCTCGTATTGCAGCTTGGACAAGGCCTGATAAG contains the following coding sequences:
- a CDS encoding sensor histidine kinase, which gives rise to YQALSKLQYEAKRVNNNLIQLLTLYKMDKAQLTLNIDYQVVSEIIEEAVLYNKPLLDSKAIHIEVDCSDGFSWFFDRDLIGGVINNVLNNAFRYAKEVIKITARKDARGFLNIQIEDDGAGYPEHMLNKVPDTPMATGFFTGGTGLGLYFAHSVAKLHKNKDREGYILITNSQDQEGGCFSIYLP